Part of the Leptolyngbya iicbica LK genome is shown below.
CGGGCGCAGGTGCGAATGTGATCCAACGTTAATCGTCCGACGGGTTCACCCTGACGGACAACAGTAAGTTCAGGGGCTCCAGTTTTTAGAATGATGGATAAGGCATCGCGCAGGTTGGCGTCAGCCTCAACCACTGGATGCTGACCGGGTTGAAACGGGGCTGGCAGTGGCATCAGCGCCGCATCGACTGGGACCTGCCCTAACTGACGCACCATATCGTCAGCGCCTAAAAGTTGATGAACAAAGGGATCGGCAGGTTGCGTTAACAGCTTGAAAGGGGTGTCAAATTGGACAATCCGCCCCGCATTCATGACGATAATGCGATCGCCCAACCGCAGTGCTTCATCCACATCGTGAGAGACAAACAGGATCGTTTTTTTCAATTGCTGATGCAAGCGCAGAATCTCTGCCTGCAGGGCATTTCGAGTAATCGCGTCAATCGCCCCAAACGGCTCATCCATCAACATATAGTCGGGATTACCCGCTAAGGCACGAGCGATGCCGACCCGCTGTTGTTGACCACCCGATAACTGAGCCGGATAGCGATCGCGATAGTCAGCAGGCGGCAGTTTTACCAAATCCAGCAGTTCATCCACCCGAGCTTGAATTTTTTGCATCGGCCACTTCAGCAACTTGGGCACCACAGCCACATTATTCGCGACCGTCATATGGGGAAATAACCCCGATTGTTGAATCACGTAGCCAATTTTTTGGCGCAGTGTTGTCGGGCGTAACGCTTTGATATTTTGCCCGGCCATCGTGATGCGCCCTTTAGTAGGCTCATAAAGGCGGTTGACCATCTTTAGCAGAGTCGTTTTACCGCAGCCCGAAGGCCCCAAAATG
Proteins encoded:
- a CDS encoding ABC transporter ATP-binding protein, which encodes MGNILFEQVTLKFAGMARPAVDQVTCEIQSGELVVILGPSGCGKTTLLKMVNRLYEPTKGRITMAGQNIKALRPTTLRQKIGYVIQQSGLFPHMTVANNVAVVPKLLKWPMQKIQARVDELLDLVKLPPADYRDRYPAQLSGGQQQRVGIARALAGNPDYMLMDEPFGAIDAITRNALQAEILRLHQQLKKTILFVSHDVDEALRLGDRIIVMNAGRIVQFDTPFKLLTQPADPFVHQLLGADDMVRQLGQVPVDAALMPLPAPFQPGQHPVVEADANLRDALSIILKTGAPELTVVRQGEPVGRLTLDHIRTCAREHNH